One stretch of Syntrophorhabdaceae bacterium DNA includes these proteins:
- a CDS encoding type II toxin-antitoxin system HicB family antitoxin produces the protein METRLKMVCWKGDKYWVGKLLEHPEIMTQGETLEELEENMKDAYMLMTMEDVPEKHEIRELALNL, from the coding sequence ATGGAAACAAGACTGAAAATGGTCTGTTGGAAGGGCGATAAATACTGGGTAGGCAAGTTACTTGAACATCCTGAAATAATGACCCAAGGCGAAACCCTCGAAGAACTCGAAGAAAATATGAAAGACGCCTATATGCTTATGACTATGGAAGATGTTCCTGAAAAACACGAAATAAGGGAACTTGCCTTAAACCTGTGA